The Psychrobacter sp. LV10R520-6 genome includes a region encoding these proteins:
- a CDS encoding zinc-ribbon and DUF3426 domain-containing protein produces MTSPIRTQCPHCHNFFDVPRAHLNRTNAKGRCGHCQQVFLINNYLVVSANHQQTDKNRKISVTKQNPKNNERQPASTTSNPDTQADKVSTTNNSHNSDDSNIYISKPAKKAETDLDDDILIHDDMDIDETAGDTLVDDSSDGMDLWLAQTSTVTDSLPTSNKPQKTSPKMSEKPALSSAEVNDIHASIKDTSDNTWLEQLIKEQNDHEDVPQADTDLPQLLIKMGVPVNDEDKVNQERTSKIQARMQSTQTQIQISITALLWTTGCVVLVLLLFAQYVIFNLDTLIKNPAYAERLQTLCSIAACSLPSADLTTLRITDLNHRASQVSTTSAFSDVRATLSNQSSQAQLLPNLKISVHSSNALIREFIAMPDDYLLSPQYQLAAESSKQLMFTIAIADNQIDHVTIDPIY; encoded by the coding sequence ATGACCTCACCAATAAGAACTCAGTGCCCGCATTGCCATAATTTTTTCGATGTACCGCGTGCCCACTTAAACCGAACGAATGCTAAAGGGCGCTGTGGTCATTGCCAACAGGTTTTTCTGATCAACAATTATCTGGTGGTCTCGGCTAATCATCAGCAAACGGATAAGAATAGAAAAATAAGTGTTACTAAACAAAATCCAAAAAATAATGAACGACAGCCTGCCAGCACAACATCAAATCCTGACACTCAAGCTGATAAAGTTAGTACAACTAATAACAGTCACAACAGTGACGATAGCAACATTTACATTTCAAAACCTGCTAAAAAAGCAGAGACTGATTTAGATGATGATATTCTTATTCATGATGATATGGATATCGATGAAACTGCAGGCGATACTTTAGTCGATGACTCATCAGATGGTATGGACCTATGGCTGGCTCAAACTAGCACCGTAACAGACTCCCTTCCAACGTCAAATAAACCACAAAAAACCAGTCCTAAAATGTCAGAAAAACCAGCTCTAAGCTCAGCAGAGGTGAATGATATCCATGCCAGTATTAAAGATACTTCTGACAATACATGGTTAGAGCAGCTCATCAAAGAGCAAAATGACCATGAAGACGTTCCTCAAGCGGATACTGATCTGCCGCAACTACTGATTAAGATGGGGGTGCCCGTCAACGACGAAGATAAAGTCAATCAAGAGCGTACCAGCAAAATCCAAGCACGCATGCAATCTACGCAAACCCAAATCCAAATCTCAATTACAGCATTATTATGGACTACGGGATGCGTGGTACTCGTACTATTACTTTTTGCCCAGTATGTTATTTTTAACTTAGATACCTTGATTAAGAACCCCGCTTACGCTGAGCGGCTACAAACCTTATGCTCCATCGCTGCCTGTAGCTTGCCCAGTGCAGATCTGACAACACTGAGGATTACCGACCTTAATCATAGAGCCAGCCAGGTCAGTACTACAAGCGCGTTCAGCGATGTACGAGCGACACTAAGCAATCAAAGCTCGCAGGCACAGCTACTACCCAATCTCAAAATCAGTGTTCACAGTTCTAATGCTCTCATTAGAGAATTTATTGCGATGCCCGATGACTATCTGCTAAGCCCGCAATATCAGCTAGCAGCCGAAAGTAGCAAGCAATTAATGTTTACCATAGCCATTGCAGACAACCAAATTGATCACGTTACTATTGATCCTATTTATTAA
- the prmA gene encoding 50S ribosomal protein L11 methyltransferase, whose protein sequence is MAWQQLHLQCEKANVDLAEALLLEAGALSIALDDAGDQPLFEPLPGESPLWDEVILTGLFDATTEVGSPQVVEQLGHEIAAQVQASRIWLTAVDDKDWEREWMTHYRPIECANNLWIVPNWLKPPNTDATNIIMDPGLAFGTGYHATTRLCLDWLTEQDLSNKVVIDYGCGSGILGIGALLLGARHVYAVDIDPQAVLATNQNAARNHVEDRLQAFLPEAFGSYCAQNEVVPVDVIVANILAKPLIGLAPYFATLIAAKGRIVLAGLIESQTEQVSDAYSPYFALDAKHAYTAQEDQHWQRLSGTFTG, encoded by the coding sequence ATGGCATGGCAACAACTGCATTTACAATGTGAAAAGGCAAACGTTGATTTGGCAGAGGCATTATTATTGGAGGCAGGCGCACTGTCCATTGCGTTAGACGATGCGGGCGATCAACCTTTATTTGAGCCCTTGCCAGGAGAGTCACCACTGTGGGATGAGGTCATTCTGACTGGGCTTTTTGATGCCACCACTGAGGTAGGTAGCCCGCAAGTGGTTGAGCAGTTAGGCCACGAAATAGCCGCCCAAGTGCAAGCCAGTCGCATCTGGCTGACTGCCGTTGATGACAAGGATTGGGAGCGCGAGTGGATGACGCACTATCGTCCTATTGAGTGCGCCAATAATCTCTGGATTGTGCCAAACTGGCTCAAACCACCAAATACTGATGCTACCAATATTATTATGGATCCAGGGCTAGCGTTTGGTACAGGTTACCATGCCACTACCCGTCTATGTCTTGACTGGCTGACCGAACAAGACTTAAGTAATAAGGTAGTGATTGACTACGGTTGTGGCTCAGGTATCTTAGGTATTGGCGCCCTGTTATTAGGGGCTCGCCATGTCTATGCGGTAGATATTGACCCGCAAGCAGTATTGGCTACCAATCAAAATGCCGCGCGTAATCATGTCGAGGATCGTTTGCAAGCTTTCTTACCGGAAGCATTTGGCAGCTACTGTGCCCAAAATGAGGTGGTGCCCGTCGATGTTATTGTAGCCAATATTTTAGCCAAGCCGCTTATTGGTCTCGCTCCTTATTTTGCAACGTTAATCGCTGCAAAAGGTCGTATTGTGCTGGCAGGATTGATTGAATCACAAACTGAACAGGTCAGCGACGCTTATAGCCCTTACTTCGCTTTGGATGCTAAGCATGCTTATACGGCACAAGAAGACCAACATTGGCAGCGCTTATCAGGCACATTTACAGGCTAG
- a CDS encoding tetratricopeptide repeat protein: MLSSMQKTVSSKHKRITSVRSAKQIKLSKMVLVTSVIIGMLSLSACQTVPTTTTATSTQTSPTATTTAVTQAPAIDGNDYEDGYPIEPYVRPEPSAVPNPSTEQTPVSAPPITIPSTVLITPSNDDYIITPPPIAQPTFPPAVQPESPSHNELLERARQNSKQQSRQAPSNNSNLPAFQNLMQSGIGQLKVGNLTAAESSFTHAQRLAPRSSAVYFYLTQVALKKNQPRKAEAMARRGLTVSKNASRRRALWQLILRSGQLQNSSRVIHEAQQALR; the protein is encoded by the coding sequence ATGCTGTCATCTATGCAAAAAACTGTCTCATCTAAGCACAAGAGAATTACGAGCGTACGGTCTGCTAAGCAGATCAAGCTCTCTAAAATGGTGCTTGTCACCAGCGTTATTATCGGTATGCTAAGCTTAAGCGCCTGTCAGACTGTGCCAACTACGACCACAGCGACGTCTACTCAAACCTCGCCAACAGCCACTACCACAGCGGTGACCCAAGCGCCTGCGATCGATGGTAACGATTACGAAGACGGCTACCCTATTGAGCCTTATGTTCGGCCCGAACCGTCCGCTGTGCCAAATCCATCAACTGAACAAACACCAGTATCAGCGCCACCTATTACAATACCCAGTACGGTCCTCATAACGCCCTCTAATGATGACTATATAATCACGCCACCGCCAATAGCACAGCCAACATTCCCTCCAGCAGTGCAGCCAGAATCGCCGTCACATAATGAGCTATTAGAGCGCGCACGGCAAAATTCAAAACAGCAAAGTCGACAAGCCCCTTCTAATAACAGTAATTTACCGGCATTTCAAAATTTGATGCAATCTGGTATTGGCCAGCTAAAAGTGGGGAACTTGACCGCTGCTGAGAGTAGCTTTACCCATGCTCAACGCCTTGCTCCCAGATCATCAGCTGTCTATTTTTACTTGACACAAGTGGCACTCAAAAAGAACCAACCTCGCAAGGCAGAAGCAATGGCTCGAAGGGGTTTAACGGTCTCAAAAAATGCCAGTCGTCGCCGTGCATTGTGGCAGCTTATCCTGCGCTCAGGACAACTACAAAACAGTTCGCGGGTCATTCATGAAGCTCAGCAGGCATTACGCTAG
- the mrcB gene encoding penicillin-binding protein 1B translates to MQKSHSNLSQSSKSAVNTLPSQQRGLVFSSILLIIIIAGMVLLALYLVKLDRTITHKFEGKRWDIPAKVYSQPLELYQGASVDKDTMKTWLELLNYRSNKAYDSTGTYRKSGNTYFIHTRGFTYSANDVDKEQVIKMTIAGNKIESIQSTLPAKTGIIRLEPVNIGGIYPDSNEDRMVVSLDEVPQPLIDALIATEDRGFYEHKGVSIRGIARAVINNFTGGARQGGSTITQQLIKNFYLNSDRTLKRKANEAMMAVLLELHYSKDEILQTYLNEIYLGQNGNRSINGFGLASQFYFNQPLNELRLDQQAMLAGMAKGPSFYNPRRNPNDSKARRNVVLSNMLSVGTLSQEDYDAAIEKPLGVVDKPVEGKSQFPDFLDIVKRELNDVYYSDDLKNEGLIIISTLNPIAQLAADKAVDKKLGELRRGSSKTKDLQGALVSANPETGELVAVVGSGSEFTGFNRAVDAKRQVGSLLKPIIYMTALESGRYNLASPVDDSPITVNLSDGTKWNPTNYAGRDHGYVPLTTALAHSYNQATVRLGMEFGIDTFAKQLQRMGIKEKIPPYPSALLGAVNLSPMDMLGVYQVFATGGFRTPIHSIRTVIDDRGRILQRTGLNTQRSIPPEANYLTNYALQEVVKNGTGKQAKSLGSNLNLAGKTGTTNDYRDAWFAGYSGNYVSVVWVGRDDNKPIGLSGGTGALPVWVDYMKRLKLTPVSMPEPEGIEWLWLENNSGKLSNERCSDARYLPVMSAYLPEEASSCALGLYQQERAREQQQWQNDQGSQQQQRRREGLDIPNGQAINTDAQNSNEIQDNSNAQKRADTWYDRALEWF, encoded by the coding sequence GTGCAAAAATCCCATTCCAATCTATCACAGTCGTCTAAGTCTGCCGTAAACACTCTGCCCTCACAGCAGCGGGGCTTGGTGTTTAGTAGTATCTTACTAATCATCATCATCGCAGGTATGGTGTTATTGGCGCTGTATTTGGTCAAGCTTGACCGTACTATTACCCACAAGTTTGAAGGCAAACGCTGGGATATCCCTGCTAAGGTGTATTCACAGCCACTTGAGCTATATCAAGGTGCCAGTGTCGATAAAGATACAATGAAGACTTGGCTTGAGCTTCTCAATTACCGTAGTAATAAGGCCTATGATAGCACTGGCACTTATCGTAAATCAGGTAACACCTATTTTATTCATACACGGGGCTTTACTTATAGCGCCAATGATGTTGATAAAGAACAAGTCATTAAGATGACCATTGCCGGTAATAAGATTGAATCGATCCAAAGCACCTTACCTGCCAAGACCGGTATCATTCGGCTTGAACCCGTTAATATCGGTGGTATTTACCCCGATAGTAATGAAGATCGAATGGTCGTTTCTCTAGATGAGGTGCCACAGCCGCTGATTGATGCGCTAATAGCGACTGAAGATCGCGGTTTTTATGAGCATAAAGGGGTTTCAATACGTGGTATTGCGCGGGCCGTGATCAATAACTTCACCGGTGGTGCTAGGCAAGGTGGCTCGACCATCACGCAACAGCTGATTAAAAATTTCTACTTAAACTCTGATCGCACGCTAAAACGCAAAGCCAATGAAGCAATGATGGCAGTGCTACTAGAGCTGCACTATAGCAAAGATGAAATACTACAAACCTATTTGAACGAGATTTACTTAGGTCAGAATGGCAACCGTTCTATTAATGGTTTTGGCTTGGCATCACAATTTTATTTTAATCAGCCGCTCAATGAGCTGCGCTTAGATCAACAAGCTATGCTAGCTGGTATGGCAAAAGGCCCTAGCTTCTATAATCCACGTCGCAACCCCAACGATTCCAAAGCGCGCCGTAATGTCGTGCTCAGTAATATGTTATCAGTGGGTACGCTGTCTCAGGAAGACTATGATGCTGCGATAGAGAAGCCGCTTGGTGTGGTTGATAAACCCGTTGAAGGAAAAAGTCAGTTCCCTGACTTTTTGGATATCGTCAAGCGTGAGCTGAATGACGTCTATTATTCAGATGATCTTAAGAACGAAGGTTTAATCATTATCAGTACGCTCAATCCTATTGCCCAACTAGCCGCGGATAAAGCTGTTGATAAAAAACTTGGTGAGTTACGCCGTGGTAGTAGTAAAACCAAAGATTTACAAGGAGCATTGGTCAGTGCCAATCCTGAAACTGGTGAGCTGGTCGCCGTGGTAGGTAGTGGTAGCGAATTTACCGGCTTTAACCGCGCAGTCGATGCCAAGCGGCAAGTGGGCTCATTGTTAAAACCAATTATCTATATGACCGCGCTTGAAAGTGGTCGCTATAACTTGGCAAGCCCGGTCGATGATTCACCCATTACGGTCAATTTAAGCGACGGTACTAAATGGAACCCCACAAACTACGCTGGCCGCGATCATGGTTATGTACCTTTGACCACGGCGCTGGCCCACTCTTATAACCAAGCTACTGTGCGCTTAGGAATGGAGTTCGGTATCGATACTTTTGCCAAGCAACTACAGCGTATGGGAATAAAAGAAAAAATTCCTCCGTATCCTTCAGCATTACTAGGCGCAGTTAATCTTAGCCCAATGGATATGCTCGGTGTCTATCAAGTGTTTGCTACTGGCGGTTTTCGCACCCCGATTCATAGTATCCGTACGGTGATTGATGATCGCGGGCGCATTTTGCAGCGGACTGGATTAAATACCCAGCGCAGTATTCCACCTGAGGCCAACTATTTGACCAACTATGCATTGCAGGAAGTAGTCAAAAACGGTACTGGCAAACAGGCTAAATCGCTTGGCAGTAATTTAAATCTCGCTGGCAAAACCGGCACGACCAACGATTACCGTGACGCCTGGTTTGCCGGCTATAGTGGCAACTATGTCAGTGTGGTTTGGGTTGGCCGTGATGACAATAAGCCAATTGGACTTAGCGGCGGTACAGGGGCACTGCCAGTATGGGTCGACTATATGAAGCGCCTAAAACTGACGCCAGTATCCATGCCAGAACCAGAAGGTATTGAGTGGTTATGGCTTGAAAATAATTCCGGAAAACTATCCAATGAGCGTTGTTCTGATGCACGCTATCTGCCTGTCATGTCAGCATACTTGCCAGAAGAGGCCAGCAGTTGTGCTCTTGGCTTATACCAGCAGGAACGCGCACGCGAGCAACAACAGTGGCAAAATGATCAAGGATCTCAACAACAACAGCGCCGCCGCGAGGGGCTAGATATTCCAAATGGCCAAGCTATTAATACTGATGCTCAAAATAGTAACGAGATACAAGACAATAGCAATGCGCAAAAACGTGCCGACACTTGGTATGACCGTGCGCTCGAATGGTTCTAA